The proteins below are encoded in one region of Spirochaetaceae bacterium:
- a CDS encoding ABC transporter ATP-binding protein: MLAVNNINKSFNNKPILHNISFEVAALSRVALVGPSGVGKSLLFHLIAGLTAADSGTVRFTLPHQNRHQANLAPSSYLSYMQQKDLLLPHLTAVHNAGLPLILSGYSKQEAHKEVLKHWQAFGLGGHEGYYPHMLSGGQRQRVALLRAVLCRRPLLLMDEPFSALDALTAYELRSFVSEVVKKTQLTLLFITHNIEEALTIADKIVILQGSPAGIAACFKVDSNKKAEQRTAILRALQANSLVINS; this comes from the coding sequence ATGTTAGCAGTTAATAATATTAATAAGTCTTTTAATAATAAGCCAATTTTACATAACATCAGTTTTGAGGTAGCTGCTTTGAGCCGGGTAGCCCTTGTGGGGCCATCGGGGGTGGGTAAAAGTTTACTTTTTCATCTTATTGCCGGCCTTACGGCGGCCGATAGCGGCACGGTAAGGTTTACTTTGCCCCATCAAAACCGGCATCAAGCTAACCTTGCCCCCAGCAGTTACCTTAGTTATATGCAGCAAAAAGATTTACTGTTGCCTCATCTTACCGCTGTGCATAATGCCGGCTTACCGTTAATTTTAAGCGGTTATAGTAAGCAAGAGGCCCATAAAGAGGTTTTAAAACATTGGCAGGCCTTTGGGTTAGGCGGCCACGAGGGGTACTATCCACACATGTTATCGGGCGGGCAGCGGCAGCGGGTGGCTTTGCTGCGGGCGGTGCTTTGCCGCCGGCCGTTATTATTGATGGACGAACCTTTTAGCGCTTTAGATGCCTTAACTGCTTACGAGTTACGCAGTTTTGTGAGCGAAGTCGTAAAAAAAACGCAGCTAACTTTACTTTTTATTACTCATAATATTGAGGAAGCCTTAACTATTGCCGATAAAATTGTTATATTACAAGGCAGCCCAGCCGGTATTGCCGCCTGTTTTAAGGTGGATAGCAATAAAAAAGCTGAGCAGCGCACAGCTATTTTAAGGGCCTTGCAAGCTAATTCTTTAGTAATTAATAGTTAA